From a single Entelurus aequoreus isolate RoL-2023_Sb linkage group LG12, RoL_Eaeq_v1.1, whole genome shotgun sequence genomic region:
- the LOC133662915 gene encoding protein SCO2 homolog, mitochondrial-like, whose protein sequence is MLRCVMVGVRGNFRTCSRIHQRSSESPLRIHCALPAQARFLSQGQRSSAQVKLRTRMAVTLLFGGGLLAAWAYVHAEKRQSDRRQRLDQLRQVALGQGNFSLLDQDGRRRTKRDFSGRWVLLYFGFTHCPDICPDELDKMSAVVDALDRDSSLPSVQPVFVTVDPERDDVAALARYVQDFHPRLVGLTGTAQEVKDAGRDYRVYASAGPKDDDGDYIVDHTILIYLLSPDGLFVDYYNRMKTQEQITESVRNHIKNHHLLFSDA, encoded by the exons A TGCTCAGGTGTGTGATGGTCGGTGTCCGTGGAAACTTCCGGACATGTTCTCGGATCCACCAGAGGTCCTCCGAGAGTCCACTCAGGATCCATTGTGCTCTGCCGGCCCAGGCCAGGTTTTTGTCTCAAGGTCAGAGGTCGTCGGCCCAGGTCAAGTTGAGGACGCGTATGGCGGTGACGCTGCTTTTTGGCGGCGGGCTGCTGGCGGCGTGGGCCTACGTCCACGCGGAGAAGCGGCAGAGTGACAGGAGGCAGCGTCTAGACCAGCTGCGCCAGGTGGCTCTGGGTCAGGGGAACTTCAGCCTCCTGGACCAAGACGGGCGGCGCCGCACCAAGCGCGACTTCTCGGGCCGCTGGGTGCTGCTCTACTTCGGCTTCACGCACTGTCCCGACATCTGCCCGGACGAACTGGACAAGATGAGCGCCGTCGTGGACGCTCTGGACCGGGACTCGTCTCTACCGTCTGTCCAGCCCGTCTTCGTCACCGTGGACCCGGAGCGCGACGACGTGGCGGCGCTGGCGCGCTACGTCCAAGACTTCCACCCTCGCCTGGTGGGTCTCACCGGCACCGCCCAGGAGGTGAAGGACGCGGGCCGGGACTACCGGGTGTACGCCAGCGCCGGCCCCAAGGACGACGACGGGGACTACATCGTGGACCATACCATTCTCATCTACCTGCTGAGTCCCGATGGCCTCTTTGTGGACTATTATAACCGCATGAAGACCCAGGAGCAGATCACGGAGAGTGTGCGGAACCACATCAAGAACCACCACTTGCTTTTTTCTGATGCATGA